A window of Companilactobacillus allii genomic DNA:
TTCTTCTTCTTCGGAGATCTCACCAAAGCTACCGGTAATAACAATATCTTTTCCATCCCAATCAGTATTAGTCTTTTTAATTTTGATTGTAAAAATTTTAAATAGATTTTCGGGATTTTCAAAAAAAATAGCTTTGACAGTTCCAATGAAATATTGCTTTTCACTTTCTGCCATTGCTATCTCCAGTTTCTTTTATGAATTTTTGTAAATTTGCCAACTTTTTCTCATTCTTCAAATAATACTTGGCATCTAACTCTTTTGATTTATTTAAATACTCTTGATAGTCAACTTTAAGATTCATTGCACATAGTGCCATATTAAAATAATACTTGGCTTGTGGCTTAATATCATTAGCTTTTTGATAATAATCCTTTGATTCAGAGAAGTTACCATTTGCCAACAACAAATCAGCCATCAATTCATTAGAAGCTATATCTGAAGGCTTTTTTTCTACGGCCGTCAATGCATAAACAATTGCCATTTGACGCTTGCCTTGTTCATCTAGTGTTTTTGCCAGCATAAAATATGCTTCAAATCCATAATCATCTTTGATCAATCTTTGAAATAAATCATTAGCCTTATCATACTTACCAGCTAAGTAATACACATTACCCAGATTATATAGTAAGTCTTTATCATTTGGAAATAGTGTCATCGATTTGATCAATAGCTCCTCAGCCTGCTCCAAATCATTAACTTCAACTAAATAAGCCGATAATTTTAATATTTTACCTAGCTGTTTACTATTGCTACTTAAATCATCGACTAATTTTTTGATTTCTTTTTCATTTTGTTCTTTATTCATTTAATACCTCAAATCGTATCTGTACTTGAAAGCTTTTTATCAAGATATGAAGTTTCATTCCACTTAACCAAGCTATAGTGCCCATCAGTATATCTCAAATGTGTCAAACTCGTATTGGACAATCCACCATCTTTACGAATATCAGCAATCTTAGTACCTAATAATGACTGAATACACGTAACTAAAGCTGCTCCATGACTAACTATCAAAACAGCTCCATTTTCATCATTATTTTCTACAATATCATTAACTGCTTGATTAGTCCGCATAGCTACTTGTTCAAATGTCTCGCCTTTAATACGTTTAGCATCATATTCACTTGGTTCAAATCTAAACGCATGAATTACTTCTGGTATCTCTTTTTCTAATTTAACAAACTTCTGACCTTCCATAATGCCAAGGTCAAATTCACGTAATCCATCAATAATAGTCAATGGTATTGACTTGTTCAAATCTTTCAACAAAGTTTCTGCAGTCATCTTGGCTCGTGGAAGTGGACTAGTATATGCATTATTTATCTGTATATCCTCTAGCCTTTGCGCAAGTAGTTTAATATCATGAATGCTCTCTGGTAACAATGGAGAATCACCATGTCCGCCTTGATATTTACCTTCTAAATTCCATTCAGTTTTTCCATGTCTGACAAAATACAGATCCATATTATTTTCACCTTACAAAGTTAGTTAACTACTATTATGATGATTTATTAACATTTTTTCAAGTTGTTAAAAATAGTATATACAAAAATAGACCAGGTTTTCACCTGATCTACTAAATTACGTTTCTTAATTTGTATTTAATTAAATATATTGAAGTAACTTTGACTTCATATAAGCACCATCGATAGTTGCACCACCGAGACACTCCTCACCATCAAACAAAACAATCTCTTGTCCTGGTGTAATGGCACGAACTGGGTTATCAAAGTCAACACTGATCTTACCGTCATCTAATACATGAACAGTAACACCAACATCTTGCTGACGATATCTAAACTTGGCTGTACAGTGGAACTCATCACCATAATCTAAACCAGTAATAAATGAAAGATCAGATGCCTCTAAATGATCAGCAAACAATCTAGGATTATTATATCCTTGGTCAACATAAAGAATGTTCTTTGACATATCCTTACCAACAACAAACCAAGGCTCATTGGACTTACCGTTTCCACCAATTCCAAGACCTGATCTTTGACCAATTGTATAATACATCAAACCAGCATGCTTACCCTTAACTTCACCATCAGGTGTCATCATTGTTCCAGCTTGTGCAGGTAAGAACTCACCAAGAAACTTTCTAAAGTTTCTCTCACCGATGAAACATACACCAGTTGAATCCTTCTTCTTAGCAGTGGCAAGTCCAGCCTCTTCAGCAATACGTCTTACCTCTGACTTTTGCATTCCACCGATTGGGAACAAAGCCTTTTGTAATTGATGTTGTTGTACTGTACTCAAGAAATAAGTTTGGTCCTTATTTGCATCCCCACCACGAAGCAAGTGAACAACACCATTATCATCGCGGAAACTTTGAGCATAGTGACCCATAGCAATGTAGTCAGCATTTAACTTCTCAGCATAATCCAAGAAAGCCTTAAACTTAACCTCTTTATTACACATAACGTCAGGATTAGGAGTCCTACCTTTACGATATTCGTCTAAGAAATACTCGAATACACGATCCCAGTACTCCTTTTCAAAATTAACAGAATAGTAAGGAATACCAATTTTATTGGCAACCTTAGCAACATCCTCGTAATCTTCAGTAGCTGTACAAACACCAGCATCATCTGAGTCATCCCAGTTCTTCATGAAAACACCGATGACCTCATATCCTTGTTGTTTTAATAGAAGAGCACTAACTGAGGAATCAACTCCCCCACTCATTCCAACAACAACACGCTTCTTCTTATTCTCCATAAAGCTCTCTCCCACACTTTTTAGCACTCAGCTAAAACTTTTTTATCAATCATAAAATCTAATAAATATCTAAGATCACTTACTTCTTTTTCAGTGTCTTTTAATTTAAAGATATTAAGATTGTGCATACCACTTTTATCAGTGACTGCTAATTTAAGATTATCCAAATCTTTATTGATGGTAACCTTCAAGACGTAGCGTGCATCATATGGTGAACTACCATTAATGGGACGTTCAAGGCGGAAATTACCTTGTTTAGTTTCTTGAAAGCCGACATCTCTTAATGCATATTTTTTAATTTCAGGACTAAGTTCATAAAATTTTGAATCGCCCAAAATTTGTGCTTTTTTACTCATAGTAAAAACCTCCTAAGTGAAATTCTTCATAATTAAGTTTGAATAAATAAGACTAATTAGTCAAGTCCTTAATTATCTCAACCATTTTATTGGAGAATTTAACAACATCTTCTTCAGTATTGTCTTTACCAAAACTGATTCTGATCGAGTCATTGACTCTAGGACTGTCTTTACCAAACATAGCAATCAGCACATGTGAAGGTTCAAGACTTCCGGCAGTACATGCTGAACCACCAGAAACGGCGAAATGTTCCAAATCTAATCTGGTCAATAATACCCCACGATCAATCCCAGGCAGATAGAGATTGAATACATGATTTAAGGCATTTTCGTCCGTTGGTCCATTTACTTTAAATGTAACCTTGTTTGTCGTTAAAACTTCTTGTATTGTTTGCTTAAATCCAAAATAACGATCACGGCGAACTTCTTTTACTTCTGGAGTAATCAGTTGAACCGCTTTAGCGAAACCAGCGATTGCTGGTACATTTTCAGTTCCAGCACGACGCTTAGTTTCTTGATCGCCACCCTTTACAAAAGAAGGGATATGGATCTCATCATTTATATATAGGAAACCAATAAATTTTGGACCATTGATCTTATGAGCTGAAGTAGACATCATATCAATATTTTGAGCTTTAACATCAATACTTTCTTGGCCATATGCTTGAACAGCATCAGTATGAAAGAATGCCTGATGGTCCTTTAATAACTCACCAATTTCAGTAATTGGGTTTTTAGCACCGGTTTCATTATTACCATACATAATTGAAACCAAAATTGTATCATCAGTCAAAGCATCTCTTACTTGATCAACAGTTATTTCACCACGTTCATTGGGCATAAGATAAGTAATGTTAAAGCCTAAGGTTTCAAGATAAGCCATAGACTTTAAAATAGCCTCATGTTCAATTGCAGTTGTAATAATATGTTTACCTAATTTTTGACGTGATAAAGCTGTTTCGATTACGGCAGTATTATCACTTTCAGTTCCACCACTTGTAAAAATAATTTCTGAATCCTTAGCATTAATACTTTGGGCGATAGTGTGACGACTTTCATCTAACACTTTACGTGCTTGACGACCAAAATAATTAGTTGCCGAAGCATTTCCAAAATTATTTGCCATTTGATCAGTTATTACATCAACGACCTCTTTGGCCATTGGTGTGGTGGCAGCATTATCTAAATAAGTAAACTCCAATTTAAAAATCCCTTTCTATACTTCTTGATCCAAGAAGTTTAATAACATACGTACAGACTTTCGACCAGCTTCTTTGACGAAGTCATCAAAGTTAACACTAGCTTCTTCGTCTCCCACATCACTCATTGAACGAATTACAACAAATGGTGTCTTGAATTGTGCACATACCTGAGCCACAGCTGCACCTTCCATTTCAGATGCTAAAACATCTGGGAACGACCTTTTAATTGTAGCAATTTTTTCTTTTCCGTCAATAAATTGGTCTCCGGTAACAATTAAACCTGTGTGCGATACTAGTCCAGTAGCCTTTGCAGCATTTTCAATTTTTGTTACATAACTTGAATCAGCTTCAAAATATAATGGTTGTTGTGGTAATTGACCAATTGCATAACCAAAACCTGTTGCATCTACATCATGGTATGCAAGTTTGCTCGAAATTACGATATCGCCAATTTTCAATCCTTCACCAATTCCACCAGCTGAACCTGTATTAACTACAAAATCAGGACTGTAACGATCATTTATAATTGCCGTTGTCATTCCTGCTTGAACTTTACCAATTCCGCTTTCTGCTAAATAAATTTGATGTGTTTTATAAACACCACTTGTTATTTCAACACCTGCAACTTCTTTGGTACGTATCTCACTAAGTGACTCTCTAATTAATTTGATTTCTTCTTCCATCGGAACAATTACGCCAATTTTCATTTAAAACTTCTCCTCATTTTTAATCGATTATCTCTAGACAAAAAATAGTACTAGAAAGACGATAACAATTAACCCAAATATTGTTATAATCGCAATATTTAATCTTTTTTTCAACCTATTTGTCTTATATTCAAAAGATGCTATTTTTTCTTCTTCTATTTGATCAGGATGCTGTTCACGATACTGTTCTTCAACACGTTTTCGTTCCTGATCACGTAATTCTTTTTGTCTCTGTTCAACTTTATCAATAGAAACTACTGAGCTATTTTTATCTTCACTCTTACTATTAGAAAAAGTATCAACGATCACTTTTTTCAATTCATTCCAAAGCTCACTAATTCTTTGCATTCATTAACTCCCAGTAAGTAACTGCATAAATTGACTTGGAATCACAAATAACACCTTTTTCAATTTGTTCTTTTGCTTCATCAAGTGTCAATTTTTCAACATTCAAAAATTCATCTGAATCAAGTGGTCGTTTATTTTCAACTTGCTTTAAATTTTGAGCTTTAAAAACTGTTAGTCTTTCATCTGAATAACCAGGACTAGTGTAAAACTTCGTTACATATTCTAACTTATCAGTTGTTAAACCTAATTCCTCATTCATTTCTCTAAGAGCAACCTCTTGTAAGTCAGATCCTTCATCTTGATCGATTTTACCGGCTGGAATTTCTAGTGTCTCTTGTTCCATAGGTTCACGCCATTGACGGACAAAAATCATTTTATCATCATCTGTAAAAGGAATGATTGCCACAGCCCCATGATGTCTAACTAATTCTCTTATTGCAGGAATTCCATTTGGTAAGATTACTTGCTCAACTTCAACGTCAAAGATTTTTCCACCAAACATACGCTTTTTAGCAACTACTTCTTCATAATATCTTGAATCTTCTTTATCCATTATTTAAACCTCGTGATTTTATTAATCTAATTACAGACATAATTATAGCGATTAAACAAATTATTAATGCAAATGTCATTGTAACACGCATACCGTCGATAAAGATATCTGGTCTACCGTTAACATAAGTCGTAACCGTTTTTCCATAAAACTTACTCATAGATAAGAATAAGGTCGTTGTTGAAATGGATACACCAATTATCATACCTAAATTACGTGCCAATGCGTTCAATCCACCAGCAATTCCCAAATCCTTTGGTTCAACAGAACTCATAATCATTGTGTTATTGGGAGCTTGGAATAATCCATTTCCTAAACCATTTAAACCAATAAACAATAGTATAAACCAAAGACTTGTACTTACATTAAAGAATAAATAACCGACTTGAGCAATGGCTAAAACAGATAATCCTGCAATTGTAAGTAATATGGGATTAACCTTAGCTGATATTTTACCAGAAATTGGAGCAACAATAACCTGAACAATTGGAAACATCATCAACACATATCCAGCAATCGAAGCTTTCATCCCCAATGCATTCTCCAAATAAAATGGCGATACCACATTGAAAAAGAAGTTAGCAACGAAAATCAAAAATCCAACAACTAATCCTAATGTAAAATCGTGATTCTTAAAAATTCTTAATTCAATCATAGGATCTTTAGTATTCTTTTGCAGATAAATAAATAGGAAAAAAAGTAAAATTGAAATGAGAAACATCAAAATTATATAAATATTGCTAAATCCAACTGATTGACCAATGAATATTGCCGCAAAGAATAGCAGTAATGTAACAAAATAAACACAAAAACCACGGTAATCAAATCTCGCTGGATTCTTGGGTTCTTTTTTGGGTAAATTCAGATAACCAAGTAATAATGCAATCGCACCAATTGGTAAATTGATCCAAAAAATATAGCTCCAATGAAATTGTGACAATATAAGTCCACCAATACCGGGACCAGCAATAGATCCAATTGATACAAATGAACCAATATATCCTAGAGCATAACCGCGTTCACGTAGTGGAAATGTTTCAGTAATAATCCCATTATTAGTTGCCATAGCCATCGATGCACCAAATGCTTGCACAGCACGTCCAGCTAGAATAATTGGTAAATTAACTCCGAATCCACAGATCAATGAACCAATTATGAATAAAATCGATCCTGTTTTAAATACTTTGACTTTTCCAATAGAGTCAGCTAACTTACCAAATAACAATAAGAAAATACAAATAGTAACCAAATAAATTGAAACGATCCATTCAGCCATATTCATTGGTATGTTCAAATCTTTACTAATAACTGGTAATGCAATATTGACTATGGATCCATCTAATGTAGCCATCAAAGTAAAAATACCAACTGATATCAGTATCATCCACCTTTTTGGATTTACTTCTTCATTCATAAAAAATCTCCCTGATAATATTTGCTTAGAGTATACAATATTATTTATTCAAACCTAAGTTTAATGAATAAATAAAAAGAAAGCACTATTCAGTGCTTTCTTCATCATGTTCATCTTTTGGTTCGTCATCAGATTCACTTTCTGGTTCGTCTGATTCATCTTCTGGTTCGTCTTCTAAAATAGTAATATTTATCGCTTGTGGACCTTTAAATCCTGGAGCAATTTCAAATTCCACATCAAGATCAGCTTTAATAAAGAAATCATCACGATTAATAATTGAATCCGCAAAGAAGAAAATGTCTTCTCCGTCATTATTAATGAATCCAAAGCCTCGTTCAGTATTAAAACGAATTATTTTTCCTTGAAACATATTATTAGCCCTCAAAACCTTCTTCAATTGTTTGAGGATATTCCTCAGTAACAATCTTAGCACATCTGGCACAGAATGTTTTGAAGTTTGGATCATCTCCAACATCAGTTTTAATCATACGACATCTTTGACATACTTCACCATCAGCTTTTTCAACTACTAAACTAGCGTGTTCGTACTTGTCAGCATTTGCTGGTGCATCATCTGAACTAACTTCGAATTGTGAAACAATCAATAATTGACCAAAATTGCTATCAATTTTATCAAGTGTCTTCTTCAGTTCAGCATCTGGATAGACTGTTAACTTAGCTTCAAGTGACTTACCGATTAACTTATCAGCACGAGCAACTTCAAGTGATTTAAGAACATCATCTCTAAATGACATAAATGAAGCCCAATCTGCCTCGATCTCATCTGAATCAGGAATATCTTCTGGTTCTGGCATTTCTGCCAACTGTACAAATTCCTCTGGTTCCTTTAAGTAATCCCATACTTGTTCCATAGTATGTGGCAAAATAGGTGTCATCAATTTTGCAATTTTAACAGTTGCATCATAGATAACTGTTTGCATTGAACGACGTGAATGTGAATCCTCAGGGTCAATGTATACAACATCTTTTGCAAAGTCCAAATAAAATGTTGATAGTTCATTGGTAATAAAGTGAACAACACTCTTAGTAACATCTGCAAAATCATATGTGTCATATTCTGTGTGTAAATCTTTAACAAGATTATTTAATTTAACACTTAAATATTTGTCTTCTGGACGAAGATCTTCATATGCTACACCATTTGTCTCTGGATCAAAATCAGTGGTGTTAGCTAACATAAATCTGATTGTATTACGAATCTTACGGTATGTTTCTGATACTTGTTTAAATGAATCTACTGTTACAGATACATCTGAACTAGAATCAACTGAAGCAACCCATAGACGGATTATTTCAGCACCAAATTGTCTTTCGATATCAGCTGGAGCAATAACATTTCCAAGTGACTTACTCATCTTGACACCATTTTTATCAAGAGTGAATCCTTGAGAAAGAATTGCTTTATATGGAGCAACACCAAATGCTGCAACAGATGTAATGAGCAATGAGTTAAACCAGCCACGATATTGATCAGAACCTTCAAGTACTAAATCAGCTGGAAATTGTAAATTATCACGTAATTTAGCAACTCCCGCATGTGCTGTCCCAGAGTCAAACCAAACATCCATAATATCTGTTTCTTTAGTGAATTCGCCATTTGGACTAGCAGGATTACTATAACCTTCTGGTAGAAGATCCTTAGCATCACGCTCAAACCAAACGTTTGAACCATATTTACCAAATAAATCGGCTACATGGTCAATGATCTCTTTGGTCATAATTGGTTCACCATTTTCAGCATAGAAAATTGGTAATGGAACACCCCAAGCACGTTGTCTTGAGATAACCCAATCACCACGATCACGGATCATATTGTAAAGTCTAGTTTTACCCCAATCTGGAATGAAACTTACCTTTTCAAGTTCTGATAATAATTGAGGTCTGAATTTATCAATTGATGCAAACCATTGTGGTGTAGCACGGAAAATAACAGGTTTCTTTGTACGCCAGTCATGAGGATAACTATGTGTGAAGAAGTTCAACTTCAACAATGATCCATTTTCTGTCATACGTTTTGTAATCATCTTATTAGCGTCATCGTAATAAACGCCTTCGTATTCTGGAACTTCGTCAGTAAAGCAACCATGTGCATCAATAGGTGAAAAGACTGGCAACTTATATTTCATCCCGACAACAAAATCATCAGCACCAAATCCTGGAGCTGTATGAACTAATCCAGTACCATCATCCAAAGTAACGTGATTACCAAGGATCAATAATGATTCACGGTCATAAAATGGATGTGTAGCAGTAAGTCCCTCAAGGTCAGTTCCCTTGAATGTTTTAAGAATCTCAACATTTTTCCATTCAAGTTTTTCTTGTAGGAAGCTGATACGTTCTTGAGCAACAACGTACTTTTTGCCATCAGCATTAATTAATGAATAATTAAACTTAGGGTTTACACAAATTGCCTCATTAGAAGGCATTGTCCATGGTGTAGTTGTCCAAATGATAAATGAAGTATCAGTATCCAATAGATCTTTACCATCACGTACTTTAAAGGCTACAAAAATTGAAGGTGATTTAACATCTTTATATTCAATTTCAGCTTCAGCCAAAGTAGATTCTGATGATGGTGACCAGTAAACTGGTTTTTTACCACGATAAATATATCCTTTATCAACCATTTCAGCGAAAACTTTTACTTCTTCTTTTTCAAATTCAGGTTGATAAGTAATATATGGATTATCCCAATCGGCTGAAACGCCTAAACGTTTGAAACCAGCCATTTGTTTTTTGATTTCACCTTCAGCAAAATCATGACACATCTTACGATACTCAGACATGCTGATTTCCTTACGCTTGACACCTTTTTTAGCTAATTGTTGTTCAATTGGAAGACCGTGAGTATCCCAACCTGGAACATATGGTGAACGAAAACCATTCATAGAATGATAACGAATGATAATATCCTTTGAAATCTTATTCAAAGCATGTCCCATATGAATATCACCATTGGCAAATGGAGGTCCATCTAACAATTCAAATGTTGGTTTACCTTCATTTAATTTTTGGCGTTTCTCATAAATTTTATTTTCTTCCCAATCCTTTTGCCATTCAGCCTCTTTATTAGGAAGATTTCCTCGCATTGGGAATTTAGTCTTTCCCAGGTTAAGTGTGTCTTTTACTTTCATTCTTTCACCCTCTCTTGAAATTAAAAAGAACCCATCCAATTCTAGGACGAGTTCTTCGTTATACCACCTATTGGTAAATGATTATAAAATTGTTTAAGAGTCGATATACTAAATAGATTATTTTACTAACCTCACACCATACGTTAGCTCGCTGAAAAATTCTATAAGGCACTTATTCTCTTAATTGTCAGATTCCTTCTTATCATCGTCGCCTGTGTCATCATCAGCAAAGTTAAAAGTTGGAGCATTTTGTTCATGACTAACTGTATATGGATCAGCAGGTGACTCATCAGGAATATTGTTATTATAGTTCATTTGATCATCATTGGGAATGGTATCTGATGAATTTTCATAATTTTGTGTCTGATCCACATAATTATCATCAGAATTTTGAGTATAATTTTGGTTCTCATTATATTCATCACTCATCCCTACACGCTGTTTCAAATCATCGCTAGCAGTATCTTTAGATAACTTCTCCCACTCAGGACTTTCAATCATACTTAACTGTTGACGAAGAATTTCTTGTAATCCTTGTCGATAATCAGCAGATTTCTTCTTAAGGTCGTCAGTTTCAATAGTTACTTGTCTAGCTTTATTTGAAGCATCTTCAAGTATTTGATTCGATTTAGCAGTAGATTGATCCAATAGATCACGAGCTTTTTTCTGTGATTCTTCTACAATAACTTGAGACTCTTGCTCAGCATTGCTCTTTACTTTATCTGCGGCATCTTGTGCCACAATAATTGACTGATTCAAAGCATCACGCATATCAGTGAAATACTTCAATTGCTCTTTAGTATCTTCCAATTCATGTTGAATCTGGTCGTTCTTTTGCAGGGCAAGGTCGTAATCCTGCGCAACCTGTTTCAAAAATTTATCAACTTGATCGCGGTTATAACCACGGAATTTGTTTTTGAATTCCTTATCATGTATTTCTACTGGTGACAATACCATAATCTCACGCCCCTATTATTTATTAATGATATTAACAAATAAAATATATTTGTTACCTTTTGATTTACCCATAATATCATTAATTCTTACTCGACCATAGCCACGTACACTAAGTGTGTCATTGATCGTAACAAAAGAACTTGCATTCTTATTAACAACCCAATTAATTTGAACGTTTCCATGTTCAACATGAGTTTTAGCAGTCTGTCTTGACAAATTGTATGCTGTTGCAATAACAGTATCAATTCGCAAAGAATGCACGTTTATGACCTCATCTTGTGAATCATCTTTTGGAAGTAATAATTTTTTTAAATCTTCCTGTATTAAATGAACTTTATAAGGTCCAATTTTAGTAACTTGTTCAGTAATGAAATCGCCCATTTGATCAAAAACAAAGAATTGCCAACGTTCACCATCAGTAATAATATCACCGAAATGATCACGTTCAACCCCAGATCCAGTTAATGAACCTAAGATTTGGCCGTGATGTAAATTAGCAAACTTTTCAGGATATCTAACTTCAAACATAGAAATTTTGAAGTCAGATTCTTTTGGC
This region includes:
- a CDS encoding RNA-binding protein; the encoded protein is MTDKENVSLKSGYFRPEEKPFIDKMSDLLLRTQSMYIPQLTDFLNLREQLILNNLVNKYDDLYVHYFGGFEGAERVRGIIAPDYFVPKESDFKISMFEVRYPEKFANLHHGQILGSLTGSGVERDHFGDIITDGERWQFFVFDQMGDFITEQVTKIGPYKVHLIQEDLKKLLLPKDDSQDEVINVHSLRIDTVIATAYNLSRQTAKTHVEHGNVQINWVVNKNASSFVTINDTLSVRGYGRVRINDIMGKSKGNKYILFVNIINK